Proteins co-encoded in one Rudaeicoccus suwonensis genomic window:
- a CDS encoding transglutaminase family protein, translating to MTEDLHAPRHYEVRHATEYTYDDYVTTSYARACLRPRETPQQTVVSNLIEVLPAADVLTEHRDVFGNWSHYIEVRTRHTELKVNKTSVVTITWPEVDLDRLNRWTVAEAVKQLRRAGGVDPVDHAMYSLPSALVEITPAVRRYASEILPANRPYGEALVDLHHRIFTDFAYTKGATSTTTTLSELLESRAGVCQDFAHLGAGCLRAVGLPGRYVSGYIETAPPPGKPKLAGSDATHAWCAAMVPGGGWVDLDPTNDHFADSRYVVTAWGRDFRDVSPLKGVIFTESKSSRLRVAVDVTPLEASAVPTPLPGPSSREVVPG from the coding sequence ATGACTGAAGATCTGCACGCACCGCGCCACTACGAGGTGCGTCACGCGACGGAGTACACGTACGACGACTACGTCACGACGTCATACGCCCGCGCCTGTCTGCGGCCCCGCGAGACTCCCCAGCAGACGGTGGTGTCAAATCTGATCGAGGTGCTGCCTGCTGCGGACGTCCTGACCGAGCACCGCGACGTCTTCGGCAACTGGAGCCACTACATCGAGGTGCGCACGCGGCATACCGAACTCAAGGTCAATAAGACCAGCGTGGTGACGATCACTTGGCCGGAGGTGGACCTCGATCGGCTCAACCGCTGGACGGTCGCCGAGGCCGTGAAGCAGTTGCGACGTGCCGGCGGCGTCGATCCGGTCGATCATGCGATGTACTCGCTGCCGTCGGCGCTCGTCGAGATCACGCCCGCGGTGCGGCGGTACGCGAGCGAGATCCTGCCCGCCAACCGGCCGTATGGCGAGGCTCTTGTCGATCTCCACCACCGCATCTTCACCGACTTCGCCTACACCAAGGGCGCGACATCGACCACGACCACGCTGAGTGAGCTGCTGGAGAGCCGCGCCGGCGTCTGCCAGGACTTCGCCCATCTGGGTGCCGGATGCCTGCGGGCGGTGGGGCTGCCCGGCCGCTATGTCAGCGGGTACATCGAGACGGCACCGCCGCCCGGCAAACCGAAGCTGGCCGGTTCCGATGCAACGCACGCGTGGTGCGCGGCGATGGTGCCCGGTGGTGGATGGGTCGACCTGGACCCGACGAACGACCACTTCGCGGATTCGCGGTATGTCGTGACGGCGTGGGGACGCGACTTCCGCGACGTCTCGCCGTTGAAGGGTGTGATCTTCACCGAGAGCAAGTCCAGCCGGTTGCGGGTGGCGGTCGACGTGACCCCGCTCGAGGCGTCCGCGGTGCCGACGCCGCTGCCGGGCCCGAGTTCCCGCGAGGTAGTCCCGGGCTGA
- the folP gene encoding dihydropteroate synthase, translated as MPMMFRGRTVRSDRALVMAIINRTPDSFYDNGATFFDAPAMAAARRAVEAGADILDVGGVKAGVGDDVDVAEECRRVVPFVAALREMFPDVIISVDTWRHEVGAATCAEGADLLNDTWAGHDPELADVAIEFGTGYVCSHTGGATPRSRPFRVQYDDVVGEVLDTVTAAAHDLVDRGVPAEGILIDPTHDFGKNTWHSLALTRRLNELVATGWPVLVAVSNKDFVGETLGGLPPAERLSGTLAATAISAWHGASVFRAHNVVETRQVLEMVASVKGHRPPPLVTRGLV; from the coding sequence ATGCCGATGATGTTCCGTGGCCGCACGGTGCGCAGTGACCGCGCTCTGGTCATGGCGATCATCAATCGCACACCGGACTCGTTCTACGACAACGGTGCGACATTTTTCGATGCGCCGGCCATGGCCGCGGCGCGCCGCGCTGTCGAGGCGGGCGCCGACATACTCGACGTCGGTGGGGTGAAGGCCGGGGTCGGGGACGATGTCGATGTTGCCGAGGAATGTCGCCGGGTGGTGCCGTTCGTCGCTGCGCTGCGCGAGATGTTTCCCGATGTGATCATCAGCGTCGACACCTGGCGCCACGAGGTCGGGGCCGCCACCTGTGCGGAGGGCGCCGACCTGCTCAACGACACCTGGGCCGGCCATGATCCCGAACTCGCCGACGTGGCAATCGAATTCGGCACCGGCTACGTGTGTTCGCATACCGGCGGGGCCACGCCGCGCAGCAGGCCGTTCCGTGTGCAGTATGACGATGTCGTCGGCGAGGTCCTCGACACGGTGACTGCCGCCGCACACGACCTGGTCGATCGCGGCGTCCCGGCGGAGGGGATCCTGATCGACCCCACCCACGACTTCGGCAAGAACACCTGGCACTCGTTGGCGCTCACCCGTCGGCTGAATGAACTGGTCGCGACCGGCTGGCCGGTGCTGGTTGCTGTGTCCAACAAGGACTTCGTCGGCGAGACCCTCGGCGGGCTTCCTCCAGCGGAGCGTCTGTCCGGAACCCTGGCCGCCACAGCTATTTCGGCGTGGCACGGTGCGTCGGTCTTCCGCGCGCACAACGTTGTCGAGACCCGGCAGGTGCTGGAGATGGTGGCCAGTGTCAAAGGTCACCGGCCTCCCCCGCTGGTGACTCGCGGGCTGGTCTGA
- a CDS encoding putative quinol monooxygenase has product MPDVQVVAIITAKAGSEDIVRNALTDLVEPTRGEEGCVSYELSQSTVDPTVFVTVETWSSKADLDAHMQTPHIQAAFAAAGDHMAGAPAIHPLNLIR; this is encoded by the coding sequence ATGCCCGATGTGCAGGTCGTCGCCATCATCACCGCCAAGGCCGGATCGGAGGACATCGTGCGCAACGCCCTCACCGATCTCGTCGAACCGACACGGGGTGAGGAGGGCTGCGTCAGCTATGAGTTGAGCCAATCGACAGTGGATCCAACGGTTTTCGTCACCGTCGAGACCTGGTCGTCCAAAGCTGATCTCGATGCGCACATGCAGACGCCACACATCCAGGCAGCCTTTGCGGCAGCCGGCGATCACATGGCCGGTGCACCGGCGATCCACCCACTGAACCTGATCCGCTGA
- a CDS encoding uracil-DNA glycosylase codes for MLDQHPITGQSFESPVPPCSGWPGDPAEPATPVASSEEQVERLAAGAADLTQLNALVSVCRACPRLVAWREEVATSGRRRSFANQPYWGRPVPSFGDPNAKHLIVGLAPAANGANRTGRMFTGDRSGDWIYAALHRAGYASQSVSEHAGDGMALTGIRIAAAVHCAPPDNKPTVDERAMCGHWLDRELELSLPDLTSILALGSFAWDATIGAARRLRWEVPRPKPRFGHGAVTEFRAAGRVIRVVGSYHVSQQNTFTGKLTEPMLDAAIALLQWA; via the coding sequence ATGTTGGATCAGCACCCGATCACCGGTCAGTCCTTCGAATCACCGGTGCCACCATGCTCCGGCTGGCCTGGTGATCCGGCTGAGCCGGCCACTCCAGTGGCCAGCTCGGAGGAACAGGTCGAACGGTTGGCGGCAGGTGCGGCTGATCTGACACAGCTCAATGCCCTGGTATCGGTATGTCGTGCGTGCCCTCGTCTGGTCGCCTGGCGCGAGGAGGTGGCGACGAGCGGACGACGCAGATCCTTTGCGAATCAACCGTATTGGGGTCGGCCGGTGCCCAGCTTCGGTGATCCGAACGCGAAGCACCTCATCGTCGGGCTCGCCCCTGCGGCGAACGGCGCCAATCGCACCGGGCGGATGTTCACCGGGGATCGATCCGGTGACTGGATCTACGCTGCACTCCATCGCGCGGGCTACGCATCGCAGTCGGTCTCGGAACATGCCGGCGACGGAATGGCGCTGACCGGCATACGTATCGCGGCTGCCGTCCACTGTGCTCCGCCGGACAACAAGCCGACCGTCGACGAGCGAGCCATGTGTGGCCACTGGCTCGACAGAGAACTCGAACTGTCCCTGCCGGATCTGACGTCGATCCTGGCGCTCGGTTCGTTCGCCTGGGACGCGACGATCGGCGCGGCACGCCGGCTCAGGTGGGAGGTGCCGCGTCCCAAACCTCGATTCGGTCACGGCGCGGTCACCGAGTTCAGGGCGGCGGGACGGGTGATCCGTGTCGTGGGCAGCTACCACGTCAGCCAGCAGAACACCTTCACGGGCAAGCTCACCGAGCCCATGCTCGACGCGGCAATCGCGCTTCTCCAATGGGCATGA
- a CDS encoding TerD family protein yields the protein MAINLSKGANISLEKAAPGMSTALVGLGWNPRTTDGAQFDLDASVIICGADGKVRGESDFVFYNNMSGDGGAVQHQGDNRTGEGDGDDEQIKIALSSVSPDVAKLVFVASIDQAEARGQNFGQVSDAYIRVFDADDPTNSEKGARFDLGEDAATESALVFGELYRNNGEWKFRAVGQGYSSGLAGVIRDFGLSV from the coding sequence ATGGCCATCAACCTGAGCAAGGGCGCGAACATCTCGCTGGAGAAAGCAGCGCCCGGTATGTCGACCGCGCTGGTCGGTCTCGGCTGGAACCCGCGCACCACCGACGGAGCGCAGTTCGATCTGGATGCCTCGGTCATCATCTGCGGTGCGGACGGCAAGGTGCGCGGCGAGAGCGACTTCGTGTTCTACAACAACATGAGCGGTGACGGCGGTGCCGTGCAGCATCAGGGCGACAACCGCACCGGTGAGGGCGACGGTGACGACGAGCAGATCAAGATCGCGCTCTCGTCAGTCTCCCCGGACGTCGCCAAGCTCGTCTTCGTCGCCTCGATCGATCAGGCGGAAGCCCGTGGTCAGAACTTCGGACAGGTCTCCGACGCCTACATCCGTGTGTTCGATGCCGACGACCCGACGAACTCCGAGAAGGGTGCGCGCTTCGACCTCGGCGAGGATGCCGCAACCGAATCGGCGCTCGTGTTCGGAGAGTTGTACCGCAACAACGGCGAGTGGAAGTTCCGCGCGGTCGGGCAGGGGTACTCCTCCGGACTCGCTGGTGTGATCAGGGATTTCGGCCTGTCGGTCTGA
- a CDS encoding NADP-dependent oxidoreductase, translating to MQTTRIVLASRPVGEPTDDDFRIETVDLPQPGDGQALLQTLFLSLDPYMRGRMSDAPSYAAPVEIGQTMVGATVSRVVEASDRFQPGDVVLGYGGWQSASVESTKHLVKLDPDAAPLSTALGVLGMPGFTAYSGLLTIGQPKEGETVVVAAATGPVGSAVGQIARVKGARAVGIAGGPKKVAYLNELGFDAAIDHRAPDFRDQLKAATPDGVDVYFENVGGAVWDAVAPRLNLYARVPVCGLVSSYNATSLPEGPDRSGQLMGRILTKSLTIRGFIQSEFWPSQHEQFQRDMSSWIADGQVAYREDIVEGLENTVDAFRGLLRGANFGKLIVKVS from the coding sequence ATGCAGACCACACGAATCGTTCTGGCATCCCGACCGGTCGGCGAACCAACCGACGACGACTTCCGCATCGAGACCGTGGACCTCCCTCAACCGGGCGACGGCCAAGCGCTGCTGCAGACGCTGTTCCTGTCGCTGGATCCCTACATGCGCGGCCGGATGAGCGACGCTCCGTCATACGCGGCCCCGGTCGAGATCGGCCAGACGATGGTCGGTGCGACCGTCTCGCGAGTGGTCGAGGCGAGCGACCGGTTCCAACCGGGGGACGTGGTGCTCGGGTATGGCGGTTGGCAATCCGCCTCGGTGGAGTCGACCAAGCATTTGGTGAAGCTCGATCCCGATGCAGCGCCGCTGTCGACTGCGCTGGGAGTACTGGGCATGCCTGGTTTCACTGCATATTCGGGTCTGCTGACCATCGGTCAGCCCAAGGAGGGTGAGACCGTCGTGGTGGCGGCCGCGACCGGTCCGGTGGGTTCAGCCGTCGGTCAGATCGCGCGCGTCAAGGGCGCCCGGGCGGTCGGTATCGCCGGCGGTCCGAAGAAGGTCGCCTATCTGAACGAACTCGGCTTCGATGCGGCCATCGATCACCGCGCTCCGGACTTCCGCGACCAGCTCAAGGCCGCCACTCCCGACGGGGTCGACGTCTACTTCGAGAACGTCGGTGGCGCCGTTTGGGATGCCGTGGCTCCCCGGCTGAACCTGTATGCGCGGGTGCCCGTCTGCGGGCTGGTGTCGTCCTACAACGCGACATCGTTGCCGGAGGGTCCCGATCGGTCCGGGCAGCTCATGGGCCGGATTCTCACCAAGAGCCTCACGATTCGTGGCTTCATCCAGAGCGAATTCTGGCCGAGCCAGCACGAGCAGTTCCAGCGCGACATGAGCTCGTGGATCGCCGACGGTCAGGTTGCCTACCGCGAGGACATCGTCGAGGGTTTGGAGAACACCGTGGACGCATTCCGCGGGCTGTTGCGCGGTGCGAACTTCGGGAAACTTATCGTCAAAGTCTCCTGA
- a CDS encoding ATP-dependent DNA ligase produces the protein MYAVVAASRDLAATRSRNAKRDVVASVLQAASDVEVPLVADYLAGVLPQRRVGVGYRALQTLPEPASSPTLTVSQVDGLLGELGRVAGSGSGMTRKSLLESLFGLATASEQTFLRGLIQGELRQGAGDGIMLAAIAHAADVPEPAVRRAVMLAGRAAPVAAAAMSGGLPAVEAVQLELGRPLRPMLAGSEPTVTDALGGPRAADEPAASTPVERSPRGETRSPEAVPASTAVPASTAAHVIETKLDGIRIQVHKRGADVSVFTRTLEVITDRLPEVVEAVASLPARDMVLDGEAIALRSDGSPEPFQVTGARTASRVDPATLRVETPVTALFFDLLHIDGRDLIDEPLHERLAHLDAVVPQRWRPARVFTSDPLEAESFFEDQVAFGHEGVVVKTLAAPYAAGRRGAGWVKVKPRHTLDLVVLAVERGSGRRSGFLSNIHLGARDPRTGDLVMLGKTFKGMTDEMLRWQTQRFTELALRSPTQDSGDDPTGNDPTGNDPTCDDPTDHIAPDGNPEDDTLVDWVVRVRPEQVVEIAFDGIQRSSRYPAGMALRFARVLRYRDDKSADEADTIDVVRRLAGF, from the coding sequence ATGTATGCCGTCGTCGCCGCCTCCCGTGATCTTGCCGCGACCCGTTCACGAAACGCCAAACGGGACGTCGTCGCGAGCGTCTTGCAGGCTGCGTCGGATGTCGAGGTGCCGCTGGTCGCGGACTATCTCGCCGGGGTGCTGCCGCAACGACGAGTGGGCGTCGGTTATCGCGCACTGCAGACACTTCCCGAACCTGCCTCGTCGCCGACACTGACGGTGAGCCAGGTTGACGGTCTGCTCGGCGAACTCGGCCGAGTCGCAGGGTCCGGGTCCGGAATGACCCGAAAGTCTTTGTTGGAGAGTCTTTTCGGACTGGCGACGGCGTCCGAACAGACCTTTCTTCGCGGATTGATCCAGGGCGAGCTACGGCAGGGTGCGGGCGACGGAATCATGCTCGCAGCCATCGCACACGCAGCCGACGTGCCAGAACCGGCAGTGCGCCGGGCGGTGATGCTGGCCGGCCGCGCCGCCCCGGTGGCAGCGGCGGCCATGTCAGGCGGTCTGCCCGCAGTCGAGGCGGTGCAGCTCGAACTCGGTCGTCCGCTGCGACCGATGCTCGCCGGGTCCGAACCGACCGTCACCGACGCCCTCGGGGGACCGCGCGCTGCTGATGAGCCTGCCGCGTCGACCCCCGTCGAGCGGTCGCCGAGGGGCGAGACTCGGTCACCTGAAGCTGTGCCTGCCTCAACAGCTGTGCCTGCCTCAACAGCTGCGCACGTCATCGAGACCAAGCTCGACGGAATCCGAATCCAGGTGCACAAACGTGGGGCCGACGTGAGCGTGTTCACGCGCACGCTCGAGGTCATCACCGACCGACTGCCAGAAGTCGTTGAAGCGGTGGCAAGTCTGCCCGCGCGTGACATGGTGCTCGACGGCGAGGCCATCGCGCTGCGATCGGACGGCTCGCCCGAGCCGTTCCAGGTCACCGGTGCACGCACGGCCAGTCGTGTCGATCCTGCGACATTGCGGGTCGAAACACCGGTCACCGCCCTGTTCTTCGACCTCCTGCACATCGACGGTCGTGACCTCATCGACGAGCCCCTGCACGAGAGGCTGGCGCACCTGGATGCCGTTGTGCCTCAGCGATGGCGACCTGCACGGGTCTTCACGTCCGATCCGCTCGAGGCTGAGTCGTTCTTCGAAGATCAGGTCGCTTTCGGTCATGAGGGAGTCGTCGTCAAGACGCTGGCTGCGCCATACGCCGCGGGCCGTCGCGGAGCAGGGTGGGTGAAGGTCAAACCTCGCCACACGTTGGACCTCGTCGTGCTCGCCGTCGAGCGGGGGAGCGGTCGCAGGAGTGGATTCTTGTCGAACATCCATCTGGGCGCCCGAGATCCGCGTACCGGAGATCTGGTGATGCTCGGCAAAACGTTCAAGGGGATGACCGACGAGATGTTGCGCTGGCAGACACAGCGGTTCACCGAGCTGGCGCTACGTTCCCCGACGCAAGACTCCGGCGACGACCCGACCGGCAACGACCCGACCGGCAACGACCCGACGTGCGACGACCCGACCGATCACATTGCGCCGGACGGCAACCCCGAGGACGACACCCTCGTGGACTGGGTCGTCCGAGTGCGCCCCGAACAGGTCGTCGAGATCGCCTTCGACGGCATCCAGCGTTCGTCGCGATATCCGGCAGGTATGGCGCTGCGCTTCGCCCGCGTGCTGCGCTACCGCGATGACAAGAGCGCTGACGAGGCCGACACGATCGACGTGGTGCGCCGTCTCGCGGGTTTCTGA
- a CDS encoding M20/M25/M40 family metallo-hydrolase: MSDQQTRDAGNLTAEDEVVRICQDLIGIDTSNYGDGRGPGERKAAEYVMTELTEVGLDPVLLESEPGRASVIVRIEGEDSTRPGLAVHGHLDVVPANPDDWQVDPFAAEIKDDCVWGRGAVDMKDMDAMILANVRELARSGRKPPRDLVVGFLADEEAGGLKGSHWLVDKHADLFDGVSEAISEVGGYSVTFDDKQGQQQRAYLLQTAEKGIAWLRLHAHGRAGHGSVPNDENAVVRLAEAITRINAHTWPREYIASVRQLLDGLSDLVGISYTDDDASALMQRLGGARGFVEGTLRDTANFTMLDSGYKHNVIPQTASASLDCRFLPGHEDELMSVIRELAGEYVDVEVLHHDIALDAPFEGRLVEAMTSSLLAEDPGAAVLPYCLSGGTDNKALKKLGIVGYGFAPLRLPADLDFAPMFHGIDERVPLSSLHFGARVLGRFLATC; this comes from the coding sequence ATGAGCGATCAGCAGACCCGTGACGCAGGCAATCTCACCGCCGAGGACGAAGTGGTCCGCATCTGTCAGGACCTCATCGGCATCGACACCAGCAACTACGGCGACGGCCGCGGCCCGGGCGAACGCAAAGCCGCCGAATATGTGATGACGGAGTTGACCGAGGTCGGACTCGACCCGGTGCTGCTGGAGAGTGAGCCCGGACGAGCCAGCGTGATCGTGCGGATCGAGGGGGAGGACAGCACCCGCCCAGGGCTTGCGGTGCACGGCCACCTCGACGTTGTTCCCGCGAATCCGGATGACTGGCAGGTGGATCCATTCGCAGCGGAAATCAAGGACGACTGCGTCTGGGGCCGCGGAGCGGTCGACATGAAGGACATGGACGCGATGATCCTGGCGAACGTCCGCGAACTCGCACGGTCCGGTCGCAAGCCGCCCCGAGACCTGGTGGTCGGGTTTCTTGCCGATGAGGAGGCCGGTGGTCTCAAGGGCAGTCACTGGCTGGTCGACAAGCACGCTGACCTGTTCGACGGGGTCAGTGAGGCCATCAGCGAAGTCGGCGGCTACTCGGTGACCTTCGATGACAAGCAGGGCCAGCAGCAGCGTGCGTATCTGCTGCAGACCGCCGAGAAGGGCATTGCGTGGCTGCGGCTGCACGCCCACGGCCGGGCCGGGCACGGTTCAGTGCCTAACGATGAGAACGCTGTCGTCCGCCTCGCCGAAGCGATCACCCGGATCAACGCGCACACCTGGCCGCGCGAGTACATCGCTTCGGTACGACAACTGCTGGATGGTTTGTCGGACCTGGTGGGCATCAGCTACACCGACGACGACGCGTCCGCCCTGATGCAACGCCTCGGCGGAGCTCGGGGGTTTGTGGAGGGCACCCTGCGCGACACCGCCAATTTCACAATGCTGGACAGCGGTTACAAGCACAACGTCATACCGCAGACCGCTTCGGCGTCGCTTGATTGCCGCTTCTTGCCGGGCCACGAGGACGAACTCATGTCGGTCATCCGGGAGCTTGCCGGCGAGTATGTCGATGTCGAGGTGCTGCATCACGACATTGCGCTGGATGCACCGTTCGAGGGGCGACTGGTCGAGGCGATGACGTCGTCTCTGCTTGCCGAAGACCCGGGCGCCGCGGTGCTGCCGTACTGCCTGTCGGGTGGGACGGACAACAAGGCGCTGAAGAAGCTGGGCATCGTGGGCTACGGCTTCGCGCCGTTGCGGTTGCCGGCTGATCTCGACTTCGCACCGATGTTCCACGGCATCGATGAGCGAGTTCCGTTGTCCTCACTGCACTTCGGAGCACGCGTGCTGGGCAGGTTCCTCGCGACCTGCTGA
- a CDS encoding HNH endonuclease signature motif containing protein: MEHVPTTPDTPLTVACDQVTPAAPGHAAELLNATDEFVQVLQAWPAATYQLAERDLAHLASAALTISHRAEAIAALAAADAVDRGVVAQSTAASTTQWVRDLTPGTTHHQARAIADIATAARDARNHAIIGAVRDGQVTVGTAAVALREAEKVAPLFPTVERSEIHSWFLALEDFSPRSLRTLTRRLIAAFGDDQLADDEDHHQQVESLTWRELPTGMVRLIADLSPAHAAIVKEALNATSAPRPKTRREEVKNVPDTSGTYDADVTRYPGSAANARDGKPAENGDGEGTDMTRDEADTKDPAEGTTERDTGDCRTSTGEAATELGAAKPGAAKSGATKSGAAKSDAVTTGAVPTQPDSASCASPPTTVDDSTVDDSTVDDSTVDDSTVDDSTVGASARRDTRSPGKRRLDALLELITHATRDLDTSMSPMSGTAKVAVLLPLEGLTEGRGHAITSSGDVIDPASARRLACDADLISVVLGATSEPLDVGRQKRLVTAGLRTAVIVRDRHCTFPGCDRPPAWCEVHHIIPWWAGGGTSLTNSALVCARHHTIIHRDGYTATTTAGHVTWDLTPGRMGERQRQTDVVAGRRSGFESTNVA; encoded by the coding sequence ATGGAACACGTTCCGACAACACCTGACACTCCGCTGACTGTCGCCTGCGATCAGGTCACACCCGCAGCACCCGGCCACGCCGCCGAACTGCTGAATGCCACGGACGAGTTCGTGCAGGTGCTCCAGGCGTGGCCGGCTGCCACCTATCAACTCGCTGAGCGCGATCTGGCGCATCTGGCATCAGCGGCTTTGACCATCAGCCACCGCGCCGAGGCGATCGCCGCACTCGCCGCAGCAGACGCGGTCGATCGCGGCGTTGTCGCACAGTCCACCGCAGCATCGACCACGCAATGGGTGCGTGATCTGACCCCGGGCACCACTCACCACCAAGCACGCGCGATCGCCGATATCGCCACCGCCGCACGGGATGCGCGCAACCACGCCATCATCGGGGCAGTCCGAGACGGGCAGGTCACAGTAGGCACTGCCGCAGTCGCTCTGCGCGAAGCAGAAAAAGTCGCGCCACTGTTCCCGACCGTTGAACGCAGCGAGATCCACTCATGGTTTCTCGCACTCGAAGACTTCAGTCCTCGCTCTTTACGCACCCTGACCAGGCGCCTGATCGCCGCCTTCGGTGACGATCAACTCGCGGACGACGAGGACCACCACCAGCAGGTGGAATCCCTCACCTGGCGCGAATTACCCACTGGAATGGTGCGTCTGATCGCCGACCTGTCCCCCGCTCACGCCGCGATCGTCAAAGAAGCACTCAACGCCACCAGCGCTCCGCGACCTAAGACGCGTCGTGAAGAAGTGAAAAACGTGCCAGACACGAGCGGCACGTATGACGCCGACGTGACTCGCTACCCCGGTTCAGCAGCAAACGCCCGCGACGGTAAGCCTGCCGAGAACGGGGACGGCGAAGGCACCGACATGACTCGCGACGAGGCTGACACAAAGGACCCCGCAGAAGGCACGACAGAAAGAGACACCGGCGACTGTCGTACGTCGACCGGAGAAGCAGCAACCGAACTAGGCGCTGCAAAGCCCGGCGCTGCAAAGTCCGGTGCTACAAAATCCGGCGCTGCAAAATCGGATGCTGTAACAACGGGTGCTGTACCAACGCAACCAGACAGTGCGAGCTGTGCCAGCCCGCCCACGACCGTCGACGACAGCACCGTTGACGACAGCACCGTTGACGACAGCACCGTTGACGACAGCACCGTTGACGACAGCACCGTCGGTGCCAGCGCTCGGCGAGATACGCGCTCACCCGGAAAGCGTCGACTCGATGCACTGCTCGAGCTGATCACGCATGCCACACGTGATCTGGATACCTCAATGTCGCCGATGTCCGGCACCGCGAAGGTCGCCGTTCTGCTTCCACTGGAAGGCCTCACAGAGGGTCGCGGCCACGCAATCACGAGCAGTGGGGACGTCATCGATCCGGCATCCGCACGCCGACTGGCATGCGACGCAGACCTCATCTCCGTCGTACTCGGTGCAACAAGCGAACCACTCGACGTCGGACGACAAAAACGACTCGTCACCGCAGGTTTACGCACAGCCGTGATCGTCCGAGACCGGCACTGCACCTTCCCCGGATGCGACCGACCACCCGCATGGTGCGAAGTCCACCACATCATCCCCTGGTGGGCCGGCGGCGGCACCAGCCTGACCAACTCAGCCCTCGTCTGCGCCCGACACCACACCATCATTCACCGCGACGGCTACACCGCCACCACAACAGCCGGACACGTGACATGGGACCTCACACCAGGCCGCATGGGCGAACGCCAGCGGCAGACGGATGTCGTGGCAGGGCGTCGCAGCGGCTTCGAGTCCACGAACGTCGCCTGA
- a CDS encoding DUF5703 family protein: protein MTEYEFRVLTFPRDTSRADVRQALTDHAEYGHWELARTRVYMGGARRVWLRRRIIRVARTA from the coding sequence ATGACCGAATACGAATTTCGGGTGCTGACCTTTCCCCGTGACACCAGCCGCGCAGATGTGCGCCAAGCGCTCACCGACCACGCCGAATACGGCCACTGGGAGCTGGCACGGACGCGGGTCTACATGGGCGGGGCGCGGCGAGTGTGGTTGCGGCGGCGCATCATCCGGGTCGCCCGCACGGCCTGA
- a CDS encoding aldo/keto reductase, producing the protein MRIRTLGKSGLRVSSLTLGTMGWADSVDPVEAAVLLRDFRDSGGISIDTAYGYADGGSEELLGELLADGARSEITLISKAGISRTTGHRVVDTSRGTLLDQLDVSLRRLRTDHLDLWLVHTWSPDVPLAETMSACEYAVTSGRARYVGVSNYAGWQLVAAAAYLSQARIPLVANEIEHSLVERTAEAEAIPAAAHVGAGVLAWAPMAGGVLTGKYRRGVPADSRAAAGRHTQWAKKRLGGHSDAIVDAVVMAADGLSSTPAEVALAWARERRGVDSLIVGARNAAQLRTVLRSETLELPPQIGQALDDVSDPARWSQG; encoded by the coding sequence GTGCGTATTCGGACTCTCGGCAAATCGGGGCTGCGGGTCAGCAGTCTGACTCTCGGCACGATGGGCTGGGCGGACAGCGTCGACCCGGTCGAGGCGGCGGTCTTGCTTCGGGACTTCAGGGATTCCGGCGGCATCTCGATCGATACCGCGTACGGGTATGCCGATGGTGGATCCGAAGAGTTGCTCGGCGAGCTGCTGGCCGACGGCGCGCGATCCGAGATCACTCTCATCAGCAAGGCCGGCATCTCGCGGACGACCGGGCATCGGGTGGTCGACACCTCCCGAGGCACGTTGCTGGACCAGTTGGATGTATCTCTGCGCCGGTTGCGGACCGACCACCTCGACCTCTGGTTGGTGCACACGTGGAGCCCGGACGTGCCGCTCGCCGAGACGATGTCGGCGTGCGAATACGCGGTCACGTCGGGACGCGCTCGGTATGTCGGGGTCAGCAACTACGCGGGATGGCAGCTCGTGGCCGCTGCGGCGTATCTCTCGCAGGCGCGTATCCCGCTGGTGGCCAACGAGATCGAGCACAGTCTCGTTGAACGCACGGCTGAGGCGGAGGCCATTCCTGCCGCGGCGCACGTTGGCGCGGGAGTGCTCGCCTGGGCGCCCATGGCCGGTGGCGTGCTCACCGGAAAATACCGGCGGGGTGTGCCGGCAGACTCACGAGCAGCCGCCGGGCGTCATACCCAATGGGCCAAGAAGCGGCTCGGCGGACACAGTGACGCGATCGTCGACGCGGTCGTCATGGCCGCAGATGGGTTGTCGAGCACTCCGGCCGAGGTGGCACTGGCGTGGGCGCGCGAACGGCGGGGTGTGGACTCGCTGATCGTCGGGGCGCGCAATGCCGCGCAGCTGAGAACGGTGTTGCGCAGCGAGACGCTCGAGCTTCCCCCGCAGATCGGGCAGGCGCTCGACGACGTGTCGGACCCGGCCCGGTGGAGTCAGGGCTGA